A genomic window from Streptomyces sp. NBC_00234 includes:
- a CDS encoding FAD-dependent oxidoreductase, with product MTTSHHPIAIVGAGLGGLTLARVLHVHGISATVFESDPSAASRTQGGQLDIHEDDGQSALADAGLTDEFRAIIHEGAEALRVLDRHGELLHDEPDDGTAARPEVLRGDLRRILLDSLPDRTVQWGRRITGVRPLGDGRHELTFAGGSTVTSGLLVGADGAWSKVRPLLSDARPEYIGTTFVETYLYDVDERYPATAKAVGAGAMYALTPGKGIVAHREAGNILHTYVELNRPAEWIAGIDFNDAAAATARIAAEFDGWAPELTALITDGETAPVARMIHTLPDGHRWDRVPGVTLLGDAAHLMPPSGDGANLAMFDSAELAKAIAAHPDDVETALAAYEEALFPRSEAFYADAHEILDLCLGERAPFGLIDLFNGDMQGERGARE from the coding sequence ATGACCACCAGCCACCACCCGATCGCCATCGTCGGCGCCGGCCTCGGCGGCCTGACGCTCGCCCGGGTCCTGCACGTCCACGGCATATCCGCGACGGTCTTCGAGAGCGACCCCTCGGCCGCGTCCCGCACGCAGGGCGGCCAGCTCGACATCCATGAGGACGACGGGCAGAGCGCGCTCGCCGACGCCGGCCTCACCGACGAGTTCCGCGCGATCATCCACGAGGGCGCCGAGGCGTTGCGCGTGCTCGACCGGCACGGCGAGCTGCTGCACGACGAACCCGACGACGGAACTGCGGCGCGTCCCGAGGTGCTGCGCGGAGACCTGCGCCGGATCCTGCTCGACTCCCTGCCCGACCGGACGGTCCAGTGGGGACGCAGGATCACCGGTGTCCGGCCCCTCGGTGACGGCCGCCACGAGCTGACCTTCGCCGGCGGCTCCACCGTGACCAGCGGTCTTCTGGTCGGTGCCGACGGTGCCTGGTCGAAGGTCCGTCCACTGCTCTCCGACGCCAGGCCCGAGTACATCGGCACGACGTTCGTCGAGACCTACCTGTACGACGTCGACGAGCGGTACCCCGCGACGGCCAAGGCGGTCGGTGCCGGGGCGATGTACGCGCTGACCCCGGGCAAGGGGATCGTCGCGCACCGCGAGGCGGGAAACATCCTGCACACCTACGTCGAGCTGAACCGCCCCGCCGAGTGGATCGCCGGCATCGACTTCAACGACGCCGCTGCCGCGACCGCTCGGATCGCGGCCGAGTTCGACGGATGGGCACCCGAACTCACCGCACTGATCACCGACGGCGAGACCGCTCCGGTCGCGCGCATGATCCACACGCTCCCGGACGGACATCGATGGGACCGCGTGCCCGGAGTGACGCTCCTCGGGGACGCTGCGCACCTGATGCCCCCGTCCGGGGACGGCGCGAACCTGGCCATGTTCGACAGCGCCGAACTCGCCAAGGCGATCGCCGCGCACCCCGACGACGTCGAAACGGCACTCGCCGCCTACGAAGAGGCGCTGTTTCCCCGCAGTGAGGCCTTCTATGCCGACGCCCACGAGATTCTGGACCTCTGCCTCGGAGAGCGCGCGCCGTTCGGACTCATCGACCTCTTCAACGGTGACATGCAGGGCGAGCGCGGGGCGCGAGAGTAG
- a CDS encoding (Fe-S)-binding protein, whose translation MRIGLFATCLGDTLFPEAVKATAILLARLGHDVVFPPEQTCCGQMHVNTGYQREPVPLVRNFAEQFGDPSIEAVVMPSGSCAGSVRHQHEIIAERYGDAPLRAGVATVKAKTYELSEFLVDVLDVSGVGAHFPYRVTYHPTCHSLRMLRVGDKPLRLLRAVDGIDLVELPEADSCCGFGGTFAVKNADTSLAMLQDKMRNIAGTAADVCTAGDSSCLMHIGGGLSRIKAGTRTLHLAQILASTRTSPYVLTEAAV comes from the coding sequence ATGCGCATCGGACTCTTCGCCACCTGTCTGGGAGACACGCTCTTCCCCGAGGCGGTGAAAGCCACCGCGATCCTGCTCGCCCGCCTGGGCCACGACGTGGTGTTCCCGCCGGAGCAGACCTGCTGCGGCCAGATGCACGTCAACACCGGCTACCAGCGCGAGCCCGTCCCGCTGGTGCGCAACTTCGCCGAGCAGTTCGGCGACCCCTCGATCGAGGCGGTGGTCATGCCGTCGGGCTCGTGCGCGGGCTCGGTCCGCCACCAGCACGAGATCATCGCCGAGCGGTACGGCGACGCCCCGCTGCGCGCCGGAGTCGCCACGGTCAAGGCCAAAACGTACGAACTCTCCGAGTTCCTCGTCGACGTCCTCGACGTCTCGGGAGTGGGCGCCCACTTCCCGTACCGCGTCACCTACCACCCCACCTGCCACTCCCTGCGGATGCTCCGGGTCGGCGACAAGCCGCTGCGGCTGCTGCGCGCCGTCGACGGCATCGACCTCGTCGAGCTCCCCGAGGCGGACTCCTGCTGCGGGTTCGGCGGCACCTTCGCCGTCAAGAACGCCGACACCTCCCTCGCGATGCTCCAAGACAAGATGCGCAACATCGCCGGCACCGCGGCCGACGTCTGCACCGCGGGCGACTCCTCCTGCCTGATGCACATCGGTGGCGGGCTCTCCCGCATCAAGGCGGGCACCCGCACCCTGCACCTGGCGCAGATCCTCGCCTCCACCCGCACCTCGCCGTACGTCCTGACGGAGGCCGCCGTATGA
- a CDS encoding LutB/LldF family L-lactate oxidation iron-sulfur protein: MSTFLGMPATPPRSPYGTGNLRGERKFPEAAHDELRNEQLRRNLGRATRTIRAKRLHVTGELPDWEELRDAGAAIKTDTMNRLPELLEQLERKVTERGGTVHWARDGGEANEIVARLIQETGSNEVIKVKSMATQEIGLNEHLESIGITPYETDLAELIVQLADDKPSHILVPAIHRNRDEIRQIFLDEIPGVDPALDNVPAHLAAAARAYLREKFMTTKVAVSGANFGIAETGTLSVVESEGNGRMCLTLPDTLITVMGIEKVLPRFQDLEVFLQLLPRSSTGERMNPYTSMWTGVTPGDGPQDFHLVLLDNGRTAALADRIGREALNCIRCSACLNVCPVYERAGGHAYGSTYPGPIGAVLTPQLAGMHAADDDPNSSLPYASSLCGACFDACPVKIDIPSLLVELRHQNTEESGTTAEKLAMKAAAGVMKRPKLYTAAQKAAGLGRVVAGKDGRISRLPAPFDGWSAGRDIQAPPKQTFRSWLASDEGAATMRAAAEEHTPTQEDEK, from the coding sequence ATGAGTACCTTCCTCGGCATGCCCGCCACACCGCCCCGCTCCCCGTACGGGACGGGCAACCTGCGCGGCGAGCGGAAGTTCCCCGAGGCCGCCCACGACGAACTGCGCAACGAACAGCTGCGGCGCAATCTCGGCCGGGCCACCCGCACCATCCGGGCCAAACGCCTCCACGTCACCGGCGAACTCCCCGACTGGGAGGAACTGCGCGACGCGGGCGCGGCCATCAAGACCGACACCATGAACCGGCTGCCCGAACTCCTGGAACAGCTGGAGCGGAAGGTCACCGAACGCGGCGGCACCGTCCACTGGGCGCGGGACGGCGGCGAGGCCAACGAGATCGTCGCCCGGCTGATCCAGGAGACGGGCAGCAACGAGGTCATCAAGGTCAAGTCGATGGCCACCCAGGAGATCGGCCTCAACGAGCACCTGGAATCGATCGGCATCACCCCGTACGAGACGGACCTGGCCGAGCTCATCGTGCAGCTCGCCGACGACAAGCCCTCGCACATCCTGGTGCCCGCGATCCACCGCAACCGCGACGAGATCCGGCAGATCTTCCTCGACGAGATCCCCGGCGTGGACCCGGCGCTCGACAACGTGCCCGCCCATCTCGCCGCAGCCGCCCGCGCCTATCTGCGCGAGAAGTTCATGACGACGAAGGTGGCCGTCTCCGGCGCCAACTTCGGGATCGCCGAGACCGGCACGCTGTCCGTCGTCGAGTCCGAGGGCAACGGCCGGATGTGCCTGACCCTGCCCGACACGCTCATCACCGTCATGGGCATCGAGAAGGTGCTGCCGCGCTTCCAGGACCTGGAGGTCTTCCTCCAGTTGCTGCCGCGCTCCTCGACCGGTGAGCGGATGAACCCGTACACCTCGATGTGGACCGGTGTGACGCCCGGCGACGGCCCGCAGGACTTCCACCTGGTCCTGCTCGACAACGGGCGCACCGCCGCGCTCGCCGACCGGATCGGCCGCGAGGCGCTCAACTGCATCCGCTGCTCGGCCTGTCTCAACGTCTGCCCGGTGTACGAGCGGGCCGGCGGGCACGCGTACGGCTCCACCTACCCCGGCCCGATCGGCGCGGTCCTCACCCCGCAGCTCGCCGGGATGCACGCGGCCGACGACGACCCCAACAGCTCGCTCCCGTACGCCTCCAGCCTCTGCGGCGCCTGCTTCGACGCCTGCCCGGTGAAGATCGACATTCCCTCGCTGCTCGTCGAACTGCGCCATCAGAACACCGAGGAGTCGGGCACGACGGCGGAGAAGCTCGCGATGAAGGCCGCGGCCGGTGTGATGAAGCGGCCGAAGCTGTACACGGCCGCGCAGAAGGCCGCGGGTCTCGGGCGCGTCGTCGCAGGTAAGGACGGCCGGATCTCCCGTCTGCCGGCCCCGTTCGACGGCTGGAGCGCCGGCCGCGACATCCAGGCACCGCCCAAGCAGACATTCCGCTCCTGGCTGGCGTCCGACGAGGGTGCCGCCACGATGCGGGCCGCCGCCGAGGAGCACACCCCCACGCAGGAGGACGAGAAGTGA
- a CDS encoding LutC/YkgG family protein, with product MPRTDARETVLGRVRDALALAPTPEVTIPRAYRTGRTLPDDERLALLTHRLVDYKARVRTCTADRTAEVVADVLHELGARRIGVPDGLDEEWLGRYDGEIQRDSADIPAPSLDALDGVVTASAVSCAETGTIFLDGSPGQGRRALSLVPDLHVCVVDLSAVVAGVPEAVARLVPVRPTTMISGPSATSDIELERVEGVHGPRTLVVVIRTDV from the coding sequence ATTCCTCGGACAGACGCGCGGGAGACCGTCCTCGGCCGCGTCCGTGACGCGCTGGCCCTGGCCCCGACGCCCGAGGTCACCATCCCGCGCGCCTATCGCACCGGACGTACGCTGCCCGACGACGAGCGCCTCGCCCTGCTGACCCACCGGCTCGTCGACTACAAGGCGCGGGTGCGAACCTGCACCGCCGACCGCACCGCCGAGGTCGTCGCCGACGTGCTGCACGAGCTCGGCGCACGGCGGATCGGCGTCCCGGACGGACTCGACGAGGAGTGGCTCGGCCGCTACGACGGGGAGATCCAGCGGGACTCCGCCGACATCCCCGCCCCGAGCCTCGATGCCCTGGACGGTGTGGTCACGGCCTCGGCCGTCAGCTGTGCCGAGACCGGCACGATCTTCCTGGACGGTTCGCCCGGCCAGGGCCGGCGCGCGCTCTCCCTCGTCCCCGACCTGCATGTGTGCGTGGTCGACCTGTCGGCGGTCGTGGCCGGTGTGCCGGAGGCGGTGGCCCGGCTGGTACCGGTACGGCCGACCACCATGATCAGCGGACCGTCGGCCACCTCGGACATCGAACTGGAGCGCGTGGAGGGGGTGCACGGTCCTCGCACGCTGGTGGTGGTGATCCGTACGGACGTGTAG
- a CDS encoding DUF2264 domain-containing protein, with amino-acid sequence MTVHLPLPFALPAEDRETSPYTGYTRAHWEAAADGLLDAAWRWATPGRALLDLPGRPSASGVRSDGLEGYARTFLSAAFRVAGAEGKDPHGWLDRYADGLAAGTLTPGRDDTESWPLILDHHVQGQPMVESASVAIGLRLTRPWLWDRLDAGVQDRAEEWLRGALRHLPSPNNWYLFPYSVAGFLESVGRGDAETARALDRAYELMEGWYRGDGWYADGDGRAFDHYNGWALHLYPMLHAHLAGDTELSAHYGGRLREHLDGLSLLFGADGAPIHFGRSLSYRFAAGSAVALGALTGHTPLSPGTSRRLISGSLRYFLDRGAVNPDGLLSLGWHGPHEATLQNYSGPASPYWASKGFVSLLAPAGHPLWTATEEEAPSEGPDRVLALPAPGFLVQSTRADGIVRLHNHGSDHVRPQEGESAAEEDPLYARQSYSTVTGPTAGANQADNHLAVVVAGLRSRRRRIRPLGAGGGDGWGWAASWHLPVFASTASMVPGMRVESVTVVRGRYELRAHRALGVPAGSRVEQTGWATGRDDALTSSLHGLHGWETHEEVRAPQGTAYTNWAVLPRLAADAEGTVVLLSLASLTGQSAPAPLPGVVSGVRVDGSRIEVDWTRDGATTRIDFEPLTVTHG; translated from the coding sequence ATGACCGTGCACTTGCCCCTTCCCTTCGCCCTCCCCGCCGAAGACCGTGAAACGAGCCCGTACACCGGTTACACCCGGGCGCACTGGGAGGCCGCCGCCGACGGGCTGCTCGACGCGGCCTGGCGCTGGGCCACCCCCGGACGCGCGCTGCTCGACCTCCCCGGCCGGCCGTCCGCCTCCGGTGTCCGCTCCGACGGACTGGAGGGCTACGCCCGTACGTTCCTCTCCGCCGCCTTCCGGGTCGCGGGTGCCGAGGGCAAGGATCCGCACGGCTGGCTCGACCGGTACGCGGACGGGCTCGCCGCCGGGACGCTGACCCCGGGCCGCGACGACACCGAGTCCTGGCCGCTGATCCTGGACCACCATGTGCAGGGTCAGCCGATGGTCGAGTCGGCGTCCGTGGCCATCGGGCTGCGGCTGACCAGGCCGTGGCTCTGGGACCGGCTGGACGCCGGGGTGCAGGACCGGGCGGAGGAATGGCTGCGCGGGGCGCTGCGGCACCTGCCGTCCCCCAACAACTGGTATCTGTTCCCGTACTCCGTCGCCGGGTTTCTGGAGTCGGTCGGCCGCGGCGACGCGGAAACGGCCCGTGCGCTGGACCGGGCGTACGAGCTGATGGAGGGCTGGTACCGCGGCGACGGCTGGTACGCCGACGGTGACGGACGCGCCTTCGACCACTACAACGGCTGGGCCCTGCACCTGTATCCGATGCTGCACGCGCATCTGGCGGGCGACACGGAGCTGTCCGCGCACTACGGCGGCCGGCTGCGCGAGCATCTCGACGGCCTGTCCCTGCTGTTCGGCGCGGACGGGGCACCGATCCACTTCGGCCGGTCGCTCTCGTACCGCTTCGCGGCCGGTTCCGCCGTGGCACTCGGCGCCCTCACCGGACACACCCCGCTCTCCCCCGGCACCTCGCGCCGGCTGATCAGCGGGTCGCTGCGCTACTTCCTGGACCGGGGGGCCGTGAACCCGGACGGACTGCTGAGCCTCGGCTGGCACGGACCGCACGAGGCGACCCTGCAGAACTACTCGGGGCCCGCGTCGCCCTACTGGGCGTCCAAGGGCTTCGTGTCGCTGCTCGCCCCCGCCGGCCATCCGCTGTGGACGGCGACCGAGGAGGAGGCGCCGAGCGAGGGGCCGGACCGGGTGCTGGCGCTGCCCGCACCGGGCTTCCTGGTGCAGTCCACGCGGGCGGACGGGATCGTACGGCTGCACAACCACGGCAGCGACCATGTCCGGCCGCAGGAGGGCGAGTCGGCGGCGGAGGAGGACCCGCTCTACGCCCGCCAGTCGTACTCGACCGTCACCGGCCCCACGGCCGGGGCGAACCAGGCGGACAACCATCTGGCCGTGGTCGTCGCCGGACTGCGCAGCCGCCGGCGCCGCATCCGCCCGCTGGGGGCCGGCGGCGGCGACGGCTGGGGGTGGGCCGCGTCCTGGCACCTGCCGGTGTTCGCCTCCACGGCGTCGATGGTGCCGGGCATGCGGGTGGAGAGCGTCACCGTGGTCCGCGGCCGGTACGAGCTCCGGGCCCACCGCGCCCTCGGTGTCCCGGCCGGATCGCGGGTCGAGCAGACGGGCTGGGCGACCGGCCGCGACGACGCGCTGACGTCTTCCCTGCACGGCCTGCACGGCTGGGAGACGCACGAGGAGGTACGCGCCCCGCAGGGCACGGCGTACACCAACTGGGCGGTGCTGCCGCGGCTGGCCGCGGACGCGGAGGGCACGGTGGTCCTGCTGTCGCTCGCCTCGCTCACCGGGCAGAGCGCCCCGGCGCCGCTGCCGGGCGTGGTGAGCGGAGTGCGCGTGGACGGCAGCCGGATCGAGGTCGACTGGACGCGGGACGGGGCCACGACCCGTATCGACTTCGAGCCGCTGACGGTCACGCACGGCTGA
- a CDS encoding sulfite exporter TauE/SafE family protein, with product MDTLTLWQLAALAAASALVGFSKTAVSGANTISLAVFAAVLPARESTGVLLPILIAGDLLAVSVYRRHAHWPTLLRLFPAVAVGVVAGTLFMMWADDEAVRTSIGAILLLMSGVTIWRRRTADGTPDAPEVEETAGPSRTARIKARSYGALGGFTTMVANAGGPVMSLYLLSAGFRKLGFLGTSAWFFLIVNVSKVPFSVGLGLIDGPSLLLDACMVLFVVPGAYIGRKCVDRINQKLFERIVLGATVLGGLQLLLR from the coding sequence ATGGACACACTCACACTCTGGCAACTGGCCGCACTCGCGGCGGCATCCGCCCTCGTCGGCTTCTCCAAGACGGCCGTCAGCGGGGCCAACACGATCAGCCTCGCGGTCTTCGCGGCCGTGCTCCCGGCCCGCGAGTCGACCGGAGTGCTGCTCCCTATCCTGATCGCCGGCGACCTCCTCGCCGTGTCCGTCTACCGCCGCCATGCGCACTGGCCCACGCTGCTGCGGCTGTTCCCCGCCGTGGCCGTGGGCGTCGTGGCGGGAACCCTCTTCATGATGTGGGCGGACGACGAGGCGGTACGCACCTCGATCGGCGCGATCCTCCTGCTCATGTCGGGCGTCACCATCTGGCGCCGGCGCACTGCGGACGGCACCCCCGACGCGCCGGAGGTCGAGGAAACCGCGGGCCCGTCGCGCACCGCCCGTATCAAGGCCCGGAGTTACGGGGCGCTCGGCGGATTCACCACCATGGTCGCCAACGCGGGCGGCCCGGTGATGTCCCTCTACCTGCTCTCCGCCGGATTCCGGAAGCTCGGCTTCCTGGGCACATCGGCCTGGTTCTTCCTGATCGTCAACGTGTCCAAGGTGCCGTTCAGCGTGGGTCTCGGGCTCATCGACGGACCCTCGCTCCTGCTGGACGCCTGCATGGTGCTGTTCGTCGTCCCGGGTGCCTACATCGGCCGGAAGTGCGTGGACCGGATCAATCAGAAGCTCTTCGAGCGGATCGTGCTCGGCGCCACCGTGCTGGGCGGGCTCCAACTGCTGCTGCGCTGA
- a CDS encoding amino acid permease: protein MSIPASTRSSAQVVPPKDEEQRLRELGYQPVLARRMGGFGNFAISFSVISILSGCMTLYGFGMSAGGPAVMLWGWAGVGLFVLCVGMALAEVTSAYPTSGALYYMADRLGGRKWGWYTGWLNLLGLLGAIAGIDYGAALFTGALLNLQWGFDPTPGSTMVIFLCILLLHAVLNLFGVRLVSVLNSISVWWHLAGVAVIVGVLAVVPSDHQSPSFVFTEFVNDTGWENPLYVAAIGLLLAQYTFSGYDASAHLSEETSNASVTAAKGIVRAIWVSWVAGFVLLAGLTFAIQDYAGTQNSATGVPPAQILIDALGTAGATAMLLIVIAAQLFCGNAEVAAASRMVFAFSRDNALPGSALWRKVSARTQTPVPAVWLSVCVAALLALPSLYSATAYGAVTAINVIGITPAYAIPIYLKLRAGDRFERGPWHLGRWSKPIGWIAVVWVGIVTVLFLLPQSAPVTMESMNYASIALVAVLVLATVWWFVARRSYGTPKAYGNAREQAEIAEGIV from the coding sequence ATGTCCATACCCGCCTCGACCCGGTCGAGCGCACAGGTGGTACCCCCCAAGGACGAGGAACAGCGGCTGCGCGAACTGGGCTACCAGCCCGTGCTGGCCCGTCGCATGGGCGGCTTCGGCAACTTCGCGATCAGCTTCTCCGTCATCTCGATCCTGTCCGGCTGCATGACCCTGTACGGCTTCGGCATGTCCGCCGGCGGACCGGCGGTGATGCTCTGGGGCTGGGCCGGTGTCGGCCTGTTCGTGCTCTGTGTCGGCATGGCCCTGGCCGAGGTCACCAGCGCCTACCCGACCTCGGGCGCGCTGTACTACATGGCCGACCGGCTCGGCGGTCGCAAGTGGGGCTGGTACACCGGCTGGCTGAACCTGCTCGGGCTGCTGGGCGCGATCGCCGGGATCGACTACGGCGCCGCCCTGTTCACGGGCGCGCTGCTCAATCTCCAGTGGGGCTTCGACCCGACACCCGGCTCCACGATGGTCATCTTCCTCTGCATCCTGCTGCTCCACGCCGTGCTGAACCTGTTCGGCGTGCGACTCGTCAGCGTGCTGAACTCGATCAGCGTGTGGTGGCATCTGGCGGGTGTCGCCGTGATCGTGGGCGTGCTGGCCGTCGTGCCGTCCGACCACCAGTCGCCGTCCTTCGTCTTCACCGAGTTCGTCAACGACACCGGCTGGGAGAACCCGCTGTACGTGGCGGCGATCGGTCTGCTGCTGGCCCAGTACACGTTCAGCGGCTACGACGCCTCCGCGCATCTCTCCGAGGAGACGTCCAACGCGTCCGTCACGGCGGCCAAGGGCATCGTGCGGGCGATCTGGGTGTCCTGGGTGGCCGGCTTCGTCCTGCTCGCCGGCCTGACCTTCGCCATCCAGGACTACGCGGGCACCCAGAACAGTGCGACGGGAGTACCGCCCGCGCAGATCCTGATCGACGCGCTGGGAACGGCGGGTGCCACGGCCATGCTGCTCATCGTGATCGCGGCCCAGTTGTTCTGCGGCAACGCCGAAGTCGCCGCCGCCAGCCGGATGGTGTTCGCCTTCAGCCGTGACAACGCACTGCCGGGCTCGGCACTGTGGCGCAAGGTCAGCGCGCGCACCCAGACGCCCGTGCCGGCCGTGTGGCTGTCCGTCTGTGTCGCGGCCCTCCTCGCCCTGCCGTCGCTGTACTCCGCGACCGCGTACGGAGCCGTGACGGCGATCAACGTCATCGGCATCACGCCCGCGTACGCGATCCCGATCTACCTGAAACTGCGCGCCGGGGACCGCTTCGAGCGCGGCCCCTGGCATCTGGGCCGCTGGTCCAAGCCGATCGGCTGGATCGCCGTGGTCTGGGTGGGCATCGTGACCGTGCTGTTCCTGCTGCCGCAGTCGGCGCCGGTGACGATGGAGTCGATGAACTACGCGTCCATCGCCCTGGTCGCGGTGCTGGTCCTGGCGACCGTGTGGTGGTTCGTCGCACGGCGTTCGTACGGCACCCCGAAGGCGTACGGAAACGCGCGCGAGCAGGCGGAGATCGCCGAGGGCATCGTCTGA
- a CDS encoding FGGY family carbohydrate kinase produces MTGPVLAVDQGTSGTKALVICPERGVIGSGSAPVRPRHGAGGVVEADPAELLGSVLDAGRRALHAAGEPVSAVGLANQGETVLAWDPATGRPLTDAIVWQDRRAQALCDGLASHGTELLHLTGLPLDPYFAAPKMAWIRRELTREGVVTTSDSWLVHQLTGAFVTDASTAGRTQLLDLDRVEWSPAALEIFGLSGERLPAVVDADGQVGTTTAFGAELPLTGLLVDQQAALLAQHALDPGTAKCTYGTGAFLLAQTGTQPRRGSSGLVSCVAWRLSGRTSYCLDGQVYTAASAVRWLTDLGVITGPADLDPVGLSVPDAGGVTFVPALAGLAAPWWRSDLRGSVTGLGLDTTAGHLVRALCEGIAAQVVELADAAATDLGSPLSVLRVDGGLTRSALLMQTQADLLQRPVEVSARPDATALGAGAVARLGLDAGLSVREALPAWEPSARYEPRIGADEAATRRARFRAAVDTLLERS; encoded by the coding sequence ATGACAGGCCCGGTGCTCGCCGTCGACCAGGGAACCTCCGGCACCAAGGCACTGGTGATCTGCCCGGAACGTGGCGTGATCGGTTCCGGTTCGGCTCCGGTCCGGCCGCGCCACGGAGCCGGGGGAGTGGTGGAGGCGGACCCCGCCGAACTGCTCGGCTCGGTCCTCGACGCCGGTCGCCGGGCCCTCCATGCGGCGGGTGAACCCGTCAGCGCCGTGGGCCTCGCCAATCAGGGCGAAACCGTCCTCGCCTGGGACCCCGCCACCGGCCGGCCGCTCACCGACGCGATCGTCTGGCAGGACCGGAGGGCCCAGGCCCTCTGCGACGGACTCGCCTCCCACGGAACCGAGTTGCTCCACCTCACCGGTCTGCCGCTCGACCCGTACTTCGCCGCCCCCAAGATGGCCTGGATACGGCGCGAACTGACCCGCGAAGGAGTCGTGACCACCAGTGACTCCTGGCTCGTCCACCAGCTGACGGGAGCCTTCGTCACGGACGCGTCCACCGCCGGGCGCACCCAGCTGCTCGACCTGGACCGGGTCGAGTGGTCGCCCGCCGCGCTGGAGATCTTCGGCCTGTCCGGCGAACGGCTCCCGGCCGTGGTCGACGCCGACGGCCAGGTCGGAACCACCACCGCGTTCGGCGCGGAGCTCCCGCTCACCGGGCTCCTCGTCGACCAGCAGGCCGCCCTCCTGGCCCAGCACGCACTGGACCCGGGCACCGCCAAGTGCACCTACGGCACCGGGGCGTTCCTCCTCGCCCAGACCGGCACCCAACCGCGCCGCGGCTCCTCCGGCCTCGTCAGCTGCGTCGCCTGGCGGCTCTCCGGCCGCACGAGCTACTGCCTCGACGGCCAGGTCTACACCGCCGCGTCGGCCGTGCGCTGGCTCACCGATCTCGGCGTGATCACGGGCCCGGCCGACCTCGACCCGGTCGGCCTGTCCGTCCCCGACGCCGGTGGTGTCACCTTCGTCCCCGCACTCGCGGGCCTCGCGGCCCCCTGGTGGCGCAGCGACCTGCGCGGCTCGGTGACCGGCCTCGGCCTGGACACCACCGCCGGCCACCTGGTGCGCGCCCTGTGCGAGGGCATCGCCGCCCAGGTCGTCGAACTCGCCGACGCCGCCGCCACCGACCTCGGTTCTCCCCTGTCGGTACTGCGCGTCGACGGCGGCCTGACCCGCTCGGCGCTCCTCATGCAGACCCAGGCCGACCTGCTGCAACGCCCGGTGGAAGTGTCCGCACGGCCGGACGCCACGGCGCTCGGGGCCGGCGCCGTCGCCCGGCTCGGCCTCGACGCGGGGCTGTCGGTCCGGGAGGCCCTGCCCGCCTGGGAACCCTCGGCCCGGTACGAACCCCGCATCGGGGCGGACGAGGCGGCGACCCGCCGCGCCCGCTTCCGTGCGGCGGTGGACACCCTGCTGGAGCGCTCATGA